In Microbulbifer sp. THAF38, the sequence GGATTTATCGCCGCCGATCATAATCAGGTTGTTGGGCTCAGGGACCACTTCGCCTTTACTTTGCTCGGCCCAGTAGCGGCTGCGCGCCAGGTTTTTCACTACGCCGTCTTTCACCCATTCGGTGCGCCCCAGCTGCATAAAATCACCGTCGGTCCAGGGTTGAGCCGGCACATCGAGACTGGTGGGATCGGAGTAGAAGGTTACGCGCTTGTCGAACATCTTCTCGCCAGTGCGGTTGCCGCCGCCCTTTTTGCTCATAAAGCTGCGACCTTCGTCGGCACTGCGCGCATCGAAGCCGCTCATCATGTAACCCACCAGGCCGGACACCGCATTGGGCTCCAGAATCACGGTGTACTTGCCTGGCTCCAGAGCGCGGGCTTCCTGGGACAGGACCGCCTTGTCGATGGCGACAGAGGAGGTGCTGCCGGTATTCATTGCACCGAAATCGGTAACATCACTTTCAGCCCAGCCGGAACCCAGGCCATTCTCGGTGCGCATGGTTACGGTGAAGTTGGCGGAAGTGGAGGCGTGGTAGCCGAACAGGCCTTTACTGGTGGCGACTGCGGCAAAAGAACGTTCGTCTTCCAGATAACCCGCGGCAACCACTTTCTTTTCCTTGGCCGCAATAATGGAATCTGCGGCTGCCTTGGCGCGCTGGTCTGGGGTGATATCTGCGGTGGACTTGGCAAAGCCGTCAACGCTGACATATTTCTGTGGGCCCAGCATCGGCATAGCTTCCGGATTTTCCGGGGACAGCTTGGCCAGCTCTTCCGCGCGGCGCATCACTTTTTCCAGGGAGGCATCGCTGAATTCGTTGATGGTGGCTACACCGGATTTCTTGCCGAAACGGGCCTCTACCGCCAGCTCGATATCGTTGACGATGCCGCTGGTGGAAACACTGTTGCGCGCATAGCGAATATTGCCGGTCTCGCTGCCGGCCAGCTGCGCGCTGGCTTCATCGGCGCGGCTGTATTTCAAAACCTTATCGAGAATACGCTTCGCTTCACTTCTACTCAGAATTGCCATTGCCTTTTCTCCAATTACTTATTCTTGTGCGCCCTTCAGGAAATCTTGCGCTTGGTATTGATTACATTAATTTTGTCAAAACGGGTGGTGGAGCAGCCGTGGGATACCGCACTCACCTGGCTGGGTTGGCCCTTACCATCGAAGAAGGTTCCGCCCAGGCGGTAATCACTGCTGTCGCATATTGCCGAGCAGGAATTCCAGAATTCCTGCGTGTTGGACTGGTAGGCGACGTCCTCAACTTGGCCAACGATCTCACCGTTTTTGATCTCATAGAACAGCTGTCCGCCGAACTGGAAGTTGTAGCGCTGCTGATCGATGGAGTAGGAGCCGCGCCCGACGATGTAAATGCCTTTTTCCACATCGTGGATCATGTCTTTGGCTGAGTACTTCTTCTCTCCCGGAGCCAGGGAGACATTGGGCATGCGCTGGAATTGCACACTGGACCAGCTATCGCCATAGCTACAACCGTGGGATTCTTTTTGGTCGATCATATGCACCTGATCGCGCGTGGCCTGGTAGTTCACCAGGATGCCATCTTTCACCAGATCCCAACGCTTGGTTTTAACCCCCTCGTCGTCATAGGCGACGGCACCGAGGGAGCCCGGTTGTACCTTGTCGGCAAACAGGGTGACCTTGTCGCTGCCGTACTGGAATTTGCCGCTGCGCCACTTATCCAGGGTGGCGAAGGAGGTTCCCGCATAGTTGGCCTCGTAACCCAGCACGCGGTCCAGCTCTAATGGGTGACCCACAGATTCATGGATGGTCAGGCACAGATGCGAGGGTTCCAGTACCAGATCGTACTTGCCCGGATCGATGGATTTGGCGGAAAGCTTTGCCTTGGCCTGCTCGGCCGCGAGCACCGCATCCTCGGCCATATCGTAGGAGGCTTTGTAGAGCGTGGTCTGTCCGCGAATCTTGTCTTTGTCGTGGCCAGCCAGGTATTCATAGCCTCTACCCACTGGGTCGCTGAGGCCATTGCGCGTTTTGAAAGCCCCGCTTTTCTTATCCACCGCGGTCACCTGCATAGGTGCCCACAGGCGGTGGATATCCTGGTCGATATAGGAGCCATCGCTGGAAGCGAAGTATTTCTGCTCATTCACTAAATACAGGGAAGATTGGATATAGCTGGCTCCGGCTTTGAGTGCGCCATTGTTCACCTCCATCAGGAAATCGACTTTCTCACTGATGGGCACTTGCAGGGCATTCTTTTTGATCGGTGTCTGCCAGGAAACTTCGCCTGCGCCTTTCACGGCTGCCAAGCGCACAGGCTCGGTCTGGTATTTAGCATTGGCCTTGGCAACGGCAACCGCTTGGCGTGCGGCGCGGGCGACGCCATCCGCAGTCAGATCGTTGGTGGCGGCAAAACCCCAGGTGCCATTGGCGATCACGCGGATACCGGCGCCGAGGGATTCCGTATTGACGATATTCTCCACGTTGGTTTCGCGGGTCATAACGTACTGATTGAGATAGCGACCGATGCGCACATCGGTGTAACTGGCTCCGGCTTTGCGCGCCGTGTTTAGGGCGACATCGGCCAGGTGTTGTTTGTGCGAGCTGTGCATGCCCTCATTGAGCAGTTGCTCGGCGCTGACCTGAATACCCTGCAGCGGTAACAAAATACCACTGGAGCCGACGCCGGCGATCTTGAGGAATTTTCTTCTTTCCATTGGCTACCTTTATCCCCCCAATAGGGTTTGGGGGTGTGCTTATTGTTATTGTGCCCGATACATAAAGAGGCCCGGCCGGGCGCCTTGTCCAGACAGCAAACCTATACAGGTAACAGGCCATGATTGCCTTTGTAAAGTGTTGGCTCGGTGAAGTGAGGTTTGTTGGGGGCAAATGGTTGTGGGGAGAAGAAGGGGAAGCGCCGGGTTGTTAGATCGCTGCGCGCTGACGTACTTCAGAAAAAGTTGTTTCTAAAAGCAGCTCACCGTTACGAAACACTGGTCTCAGTAAATTCTTGTGTTGATTTAGATCCTCCAGACGAATGGTCTTGAAGTCACCACTCTCACTTTGAATCAGGGCCAGACGACCGCGCTTGGATTTTTTCTCTGGTCCCGTGCGTGGGTCCTTGTAAATATCCCGCCAGAGACCATTGATGCGAATGGCACTGGCCTTCATGGCAAAGCTCATGAGGTCCCTGTCCACTTTTTGCAGCAGTCCGCCTCCCATTCCGAAAGCGACATTCTCAGCGCTCTGTTTATGCTTCTGCATTGCCTGCAGTATTTGGGGAATAGTGATACGAGAAATACTATCTCCCTGGATAACACGAATATAATCCGGCAAAACACGATAGCCTTTGCTATTGGTGTGGGCGCCAAAAATACGCATTAATCGCTCTATACATTCGACAACGATCTGCACAGGATTGCCGGAGTCTGGGCGGATAACCAAGGTCCCGCCACTGCTTTGAATCGTGTTTTTTAATTGGCCGCCCCAAATGTTCTCCACCGCGTGCCATAAATCATAGCTATCACTGACCACAGCAACGGTTTTATTTTTACCGGAAAAATGCTGCAGAATATTTTGATAGGCCAATGCCTCCCCATCACGGCCCCAGGCGGTGATGGTACTGTGTTCCGCAGCCGGAATAGAAAATCCGGGCATATCGGCATGGTAAAAATTTCTCGCACCTAATATTCCGGAGAGCGTATCGGTTCCTTGAAAATTCACCAGATGAGCCATACCACCCAACATGGCACTTTCCAAGCTACTGGCTCCACGAGCGCCAAAATCGTGCAGTTGAAAGGGTAGGGTATTTTGGCTGTCGGCCGTTTGCTGTAAAAAATGCGCAATAATTTTTTTTATTTCCCGGCTCTGTGTGGCGACAGTACATGGGTACCAGAGAGCGCGCACTAATGCGGTCTCAATATAACTAGTTAACCAGAAACAGGATGGGCAGGTATTAACGACTTGCGCTGTGACATTGTGTAAAGGAATGACCAAGCCTTCCTCGACAGCGGAAATCTCTAAAGGCAGGAACCCTCGGTGTTGTTGAACAATATGCTCCCAGCCCGTGCGATAAAAGGGTAAACCGTGGGCCTTGAGTAGCTTTTCTGCCTCTTCGATATTGGCTGTTGTGATAGGGCTTTGTAGGTACTGCTTTATAAAAGCCTGCAAACCAAAAAATACGGTCTCAGAGAATTCCCCGCCGCGGCACTCGATATAGCTGCTAATAAATTCCGCGCCTGGTGGATATTGCTGATAGTGGCTGGCTTTATAGCTATCGACGTTGAGAATCAGGTTTTCTATCGACATTAAGTTCGTCAATTGGCGATGGGATTGTTGAGTCTGTCACCAAAAGCCTGTTCTGGTGGGTGGTATATAAAAATATTTTTGGCGGAAATTTATCCCTGTAAGCGTGTGTAATTTAAAACGTCTGGCGGAACTAAAAACAGTTTTTTACAAAAATACCCTGAATTATAGATAGCACAGTTACTAGCAGAATATTTTTCTACACCGGCTGGTTCTGCCGTACTAATAAGCCATGCGAGTTTTTATTGACCCCGCGTATAGCCGTGTGTACTTTTGTATACACGGCAAGCAAGGGATCATTATGCTCAATAAAACACAATCCATTTCGGCGCGCCTATCGGCGGAAGATTATGCGTATTTAATGTCGATCGATCGCAATGGGGCGATCACCCAAAGTGAGAAAGTACGCGAAATTATTGCAATGGCGAGAGAGTCAGTTGGCGGGGACAGCCTTTCCCGCAGCTATCTCTCCTCAGCAGAGGCCATGTTGCCGTTAAAGGCCCGCTATTTAGAAGAAAACCAGCGAAGCTTATTGATAGAAGCGGTAATGGAGTTGCTCACAGAAAGTGCCGCCATTATTCAAAATGGGGCTAGCAATGAGCCAATGGCGCCGGAATTGGAAAAAGACTTGTTGCCGAGCGTCGAGGCTTTCCTGGAAAAAATGTTGCTGCTGTCGCAGCAGAGCAGTCCACGTAGTATTCACCGTGATTCAGCCGCGAAAATTCGTGAACGCTTAGAAAGTGAAACTGCGGAATAAGCATCCGCGTAATTGAGTTTTAGGGGTAAACAAGCGGAACTACTACCGCTGACATAAAAGTGGTAATTCAGCGGCTTGTTGTGGAAGAAATAAATTGGGTTTGTCGGATCGTGAGGGATTTGGTCTGGCTTTGGTGGAAATTGAAACAGTAAAAGGAAAGAAAATTATGAGAGAAGGATTAATTAAGCGCATCTCACGACTGATTTCGGCATCTGCCAATGCGGTGGTGGACTCGGTAGAAAGTGCAACGCCACAACTGGTCATGGAGCAGGCTATTCGCGAAATAGATGATGCTACTGCCGATGTGCGCGAACAGCTTGGTAAGGTGGAGGCGGCCAAGTATCTCAATAGCAAGGCGCTCAATGAGGAAAATAATCGTCACAGTGCTCTCACTGAGCAAATTGATATCGCGGTAAAAGAAGGCCGGGATGACCTGGCTGAAGCGGCCATTGCCAAACAGATGGATATCGAAGCGCAGTTGCCGGTACTGGAAAAGGCTATTGCCGAGAACGATACTGAAATGCAGGAACTCAATGCTTATATCAGCGCACTGCAAGGCAAAAAGCGGGAAATGCGTGAGCAGCTCAAAGAGTTTATCAAGGCTAGCGAGCATGTCGCCAATGGTGTGAGTGACTCTGGCCGCGGCACTAGCCGTAAAACAGAGACACAGGTGGAGCAGGCAAGCGACGCCTTTGACCGAGTACTAGAGCGAGCAGGTGTACACACCTCAAAATCCAGTGTTGACGCAAGCAAGCTGGCTGAACTCGAGGAGTTGGCGCGCAACAATCGTATTAAAGAGCGGCTGGCCAAACTCAAGTCGGAGGCCTGATGGCTTTTCTGTTACAAGACCAGAATCTGATCTTCACCGGTGCGCTGGTATTGATGTTAATGATCGCGGTGCTCGAAGGCGTGATGATATTAATCGGTGTCGGTATTTCGGATCTGCTCGATAACTTGCTGCCAGATATTGATATCGATGGTCCGGATGGTGGTGCATCAGGTGGGTTGACTAAAGTTTTGGGCTGGCTGCGCTTTGGCGAGGTGCCAGCACTGATCCTTTTAGTGGCATTCTTGGTTGGCTTCGGCGTTACCGGTTTGCTGATCCAGATGTTTGTTGAGTCTACTTTGGGTCTGTTATTACCTGGCGGCTTATTGGCGCTGGTAGTTTTTTTCCTGGCGCTGCCACAGGTGCGCTTTGTCGGAAATTTACTGCGGCGTTTTGCTGTTGGTGATGAAACGCAAGCGGTGGGAAGAAATTCCTTTATCGGCCGGGTGGCGATAATTACCATCGGTAAAGCCGAGGCTGGATCGCCCGCAGAAGCGCGTTTTAAAGATGAATATGGCACTACCCATTATGTGATGGTGGAGCCGGATGAGAGTGAAATTTTTAACCAGGGGGAGAAGGTGTTACTGGTAGAGGAGTTGGGTGTGCATTTCCGCGTGACTCGTCCCACCAGCCAACATCTGATGGAAAATAATTAAATGGAGAATCTAGCAGTGATAGGAAACCTACCCGTAGTCGTATTTATCGCCGGTGCAGTACTGGTCGGCTTGATTGTAATCGGTACTATTTTTGCGCGGCTTTATACCCGTGCCTCTAAAGAGCGTTCTTTTGTGCGTACCGGCATGGGTGGGCAAAAAGTCATTATGAATGGCGGCGCACTGGTGTTACCGGTATTACATGAAATTATCCCGGTGAATATGAATACCCTGCGCCTTGCGGTTTCCCGCAAAGAGCATCAGGCACTAATTACCAAGGATCGCATGCGTGTGGATGTACTCGCTGAGTTCTATCTGCGCGTGAAACCCGATGCCGAAGCGATTGCCAATGCGGCACAGACTTTGGGTTTGCGCACCCTGGACCCCGAAGCCTTAAAGGAAATGATTGAGGGTAAATTTGTCGACGCGCTACGCTCTGTAGCTGCCGAGATGGAAATGGCAGAGTTGCATGAACAACGCAGCCAGTTTGTACAAAAAGTGCAGCAGGTAGTTTCTGAGGATCTGCTTAAAAACGGATTGGAACTGGAGTCAGTCTCATTGACCGGTCTGGATCAGACCCATAAAGAGTTCTTTAACCAGGACAATGTGTTCGATGCCGAAGGCCTTGCCAGCATGACTCGCTCCATCGAAGCGCGTCGCAAGGAA encodes:
- a CDS encoding TldD/PmbA family protein gives rise to the protein MAILSRSEAKRILDKVLKYSRADEASAQLAGSETGNIRYARNSVSTSGIVNDIELAVEARFGKKSGVATINEFSDASLEKVMRRAEELAKLSPENPEAMPMLGPQKYVSVDGFAKSTADITPDQRAKAAADSIIAAKEKKVVAAGYLEDERSFAAVATSKGLFGYHASTSANFTVTMRTENGLGSGWAESDVTDFGAMNTGSTSSVAIDKAVLSQEARALEPGKYTVILEPNAVSGLVGYMMSGFDARSADEGRSFMSKKGGGNRTGEKMFDKRVTFYSDPTSLDVPAQPWTDGDFMQLGRTEWVKDGVVKNLARSRYWAEQSKGEVVPEPNNLIMIGGDKSTEELIKNTRRGILVSRTWYIRMVDPQSMLLTGLTRDGTFYIENGKIKYPVKNFRFNESPVIMLNNIEDMGIPQRVGMWGMSAMIPALKVRDFTFSSLSDAV
- a CDS encoding TldD/PmbA family protein — translated: MERRKFLKIAGVGSSGILLPLQGIQVSAEQLLNEGMHSSHKQHLADVALNTARKAGASYTDVRIGRYLNQYVMTRETNVENIVNTESLGAGIRVIANGTWGFAATNDLTADGVARAARQAVAVAKANAKYQTEPVRLAAVKGAGEVSWQTPIKKNALQVPISEKVDFLMEVNNGALKAGASYIQSSLYLVNEQKYFASSDGSYIDQDIHRLWAPMQVTAVDKKSGAFKTRNGLSDPVGRGYEYLAGHDKDKIRGQTTLYKASYDMAEDAVLAAEQAKAKLSAKSIDPGKYDLVLEPSHLCLTIHESVGHPLELDRVLGYEANYAGTSFATLDKWRSGKFQYGSDKVTLFADKVQPGSLGAVAYDDEGVKTKRWDLVKDGILVNYQATRDQVHMIDQKESHGCSYGDSWSSVQFQRMPNVSLAPGEKKYSAKDMIHDVEKGIYIVGRGSYSIDQQRYNFQFGGQLFYEIKNGEIVGQVEDVAYQSNTQEFWNSCSAICDSSDYRLGGTFFDGKGQPSQVSAVSHGCSTTRFDKINVINTKRKIS
- a CDS encoding nicotinate phosphoribosyltransferase codes for the protein MSIENLILNVDSYKASHYQQYPPGAEFISSYIECRGGEFSETVFFGLQAFIKQYLQSPITTANIEEAEKLLKAHGLPFYRTGWEHIVQQHRGFLPLEISAVEEGLVIPLHNVTAQVVNTCPSCFWLTSYIETALVRALWYPCTVATQSREIKKIIAHFLQQTADSQNTLPFQLHDFGARGASSLESAMLGGMAHLVNFQGTDTLSGILGARNFYHADMPGFSIPAAEHSTITAWGRDGEALAYQNILQHFSGKNKTVAVVSDSYDLWHAVENIWGGQLKNTIQSSGGTLVIRPDSGNPVQIVVECIERLMRIFGAHTNSKGYRVLPDYIRVIQGDSISRITIPQILQAMQKHKQSAENVAFGMGGGLLQKVDRDLMSFAMKASAIRINGLWRDIYKDPRTGPEKKSKRGRLALIQSESGDFKTIRLEDLNQHKNLLRPVFRNGELLLETTFSEVRQRAAI
- a CDS encoding PspA/IM30 family protein encodes the protein MREGLIKRISRLISASANAVVDSVESATPQLVMEQAIREIDDATADVREQLGKVEAAKYLNSKALNEENNRHSALTEQIDIAVKEGRDDLAEAAIAKQMDIEAQLPVLEKAIAENDTEMQELNAYISALQGKKREMREQLKEFIKASEHVANGVSDSGRGTSRKTETQVEQASDAFDRVLERAGVHTSKSSVDASKLAELEELARNNRIKERLAKLKSEA
- a CDS encoding YqiJ family protein, with amino-acid sequence MAFLLQDQNLIFTGALVLMLMIAVLEGVMILIGVGISDLLDNLLPDIDIDGPDGGASGGLTKVLGWLRFGEVPALILLVAFLVGFGVTGLLIQMFVESTLGLLLPGGLLALVVFFLALPQVRFVGNLLRRFAVGDETQAVGRNSFIGRVAIITIGKAEAGSPAEARFKDEYGTTHYVMVEPDESEIFNQGEKVLLVEELGVHFRVTRPTSQHLMENN